AGAGATAGGTGAGGTTGGTCAGCTTGGCGAACTCAGCAGGCAAGGGCGCTGGCGCGAACGCGTTGTCGGCCAGCGTGAGCCTCTCGAGACCGGCGAGGTTGCTTATCTCGGCCGCGGGGTACGCGCCCGTGAAGTTGTTGGTGTCGAGCACCAGGGACCTGAGCGCCGGGAACCCCGCCACCGCGGGCGGCACCACTCCGGTGAAGCTGTTGGTGGAGAGGTTGAGGTGCTCAATCGCCGGCGAGAGGCGGTCGATGTCGCGCGGGAGGGGGCCCGAGAACTGGTTGTTGGAGAGGTCGAGGAAGCTGAGCCCCGCGCAGGCGTACAGCGCGGCGGCGGGGAAGGCGCCGGTGAAGTTGTTGTAGGAGAGGTCGAGGCGGGTGAGACTCTCGAGCGCGCACACCGATGCCGGGACGGAGCCGGTGAGTTTCAGGCTGGACAGGGTAAGCTCGGTGACGACCCCGCCGCCGCCCGTGGCGCACCTGACGCCGGTCCAGTTGCAGTGGTTGGGGGCGGCGGCTTGGTCCCAGGACCTGAGCTGCGGGGGGCTGCCCCACTCCTTCTTGACGGCGAGCAGCGTGTCGCGGTCGCTGGGGCCGGCGCCGGTGCCGGCGGCCGGCTGGGAGCGGCCCTCGccggcgaggaggaagaggagtagGACGAGCAGCAGGGGAAAGCGGCGGCAGCACGTGGTGGGCCCAGacattttgttctttttttttcttcttggatGGAAGCTTCCTCGGCTGTGCTGTGATGTGAGGAGGTGAGGTGAGGTGAGCTGCCGAACAGAGCAGCTGAGATAAGTAGAGGACGGGGAAGCGATGGAGTGAGGCCACGGGAGTGACGGCTGGCTGGTGTGCGAGTGCGTGCGCGGCTGTTATACGTGTGAAAAGCAAAAGGGTGTGCGAGTCGTTGGTCAGCGTCAACGGTCTCCGGCTACTGTTCGGTAGCCCACCGATGCatagttagagcatctccaacggtTTTGCATTTTTTGTTTGGCAAAACATGGAGTTTGCCAACTCCCAAATAAATATGGCAAAGGTAAAAAGAATTCAATCTACAACGGTTCCCCATTATTCGCTTGGCAAAAACGAAAATTGTGGACCCACACTATTTCCCGGTGATTTTTTCCCTTCGCGCGCGGACTTCGATCTCTCGCGGGGCTTTCTTCGCGCCGTCGCGGGAGTTTCCTCGCGCGGTCGCGGCGTTGCCAGGCTGCCTCGCCAGCAGGTAGCCCGACAACGGTGCGCCTCCACCATCTTGAACGCCACCATCCCGCCGTAGCTGACCCCGACCACCGTGCCCAAGAAACCAAAGATGGATTCCAGGTTGCTGGAGACTACATCAAGCCGGCGTGCCCTGCAAATCTCCAAGGTTTGTGCTTCGTAGATGAATAGCTTGCAGCAGAGCCTATCGTATTTTGTTGGATGTTCTTAGATGCGCAATTGTTCTCAAATGTGCAATTGTCATTTCTGACAGATGAGGGCTTCCAGATCACGTCTCCGAAGACGATTGGATGACGATTCTTCAGACGACGATGATTACTTCATCTTGACAGCTGCTCGGATTGTGCACATGTTTTGGAATAAAAAAAGAAGACCCGGTGGTTCGGTCCATGGCCATGCTGTTATTTATCGCGATAGAGAAGGCGGCCACCGGAGGATGTTTCAAGATTATTTGGCGGATAATCCGACGTATGGTCCAGATTTATTCCGTCGGAGGTTGTTGTTCTTTCACCTCAGATTAATTCATAGTATTTGTTAAATTTTTATACTGAGGTGTTGAACTTTTTTTCATTTTCTTCAGATTCAGAATGAATAGGGATCTTTTCCTACGCATCATGAATGCTGTTGAAGCACATGATTATTACTTTGTGCAGAAAAGGGATGCGACAGGTGTGCTTGGTCTGAGTTGCTTCCAAAAAGTCACTGCCGCTCTACGTATGCTCACATATGGGGTTCCTGCTGATGCTACAGATGAGTACGTTCGCATTGACGAAAGCACTGCACTTGAGAGCCTACGTAGGTTTGTTGCTGCAGTTGTTGAAATATTTGAAGCGGAATACCTGAGACATCCCAATGAGGCTGACATAGCACGCTTACTGGCACTCAATGAGAAAAGAGGTTTCCCTGAAATATTAGGGTCTATCGATTGTATGCATTGGGCATGGAAGAATTGTCCAGTTGAATCGCAGGGTCAGTACAAGGGGCATGTGAACAAGCCAACTATCATTTTAGAAGCTGTTGCGTCTCATGACCTTTGGATATGGCATGCATTTTTTGGGATGCCTGGGTCTCATAATGATATCAATGTCCTTCACTGGTCTCCATTATTTGACAACCTGGCGGAAGGTATTGCTCCAGAGGTGAACTATACCATTAATGGTCACGATTACAAGATGGGTTATTATCTCGCCGATGGTATATATCCCCCCTGGGCTACTTTAGTGAAGTCCATCTCTCTTCCTATGGGTAACAAGAGGAAATACTTTGCCAAAGCGCAAGAATCAGCGAGGAAGGATGTTGAAAGAACTTTTGGGGCTTTTCAATCTAGGTTTGCCATTGTTCGACAACCAGGTCGCGTTTGGGACACAGAGACGCTAGCATTGATCATGAGCGCTTGTGTCATCATGCACAATATGATTGTTGAAGATGAAAGAGATGTGGACCCTGATGAGAGATTCGATTATGGTGGTGAAAATGTGCAACCTTCTCATGGCATTCCTACTCGCACACTAGCTGAATTTATTGAAGCGCATAAAAAGATCCGAGACAAGGAAACACATTTCCAGTTGAAAGAAGACCTCATCGAGCACCTATGGAACCATCATCCTGATCTATATCCTATGGAACCAGCATCATGATTTAGTTTCAATTTCTTAGCATTTTCATTTAAGTGTACTGAACACTTTGTGTTATCAATTGTAATGAACAATTTAGTTTCATCGAGTCCATGCGCACAGCTACACAGTACCATGCACGTTGATCATTATCAGGAACCAATTCACATGCCATACACTGAAATAAAATATGATAGCTGCATCTTTGAATCAAATTTCCACTCAAATAAAATATGACAGCTGCATGTATCAC
The nucleotide sequence above comes from Miscanthus floridulus cultivar M001 chromosome 18, ASM1932011v1, whole genome shotgun sequence. Encoded proteins:
- the LOC136520014 gene encoding protein ALP1-like → MFQDYLADNPTYGPDLFRRRFRMNRDLFLRIMNAVEAHDYYFVQKRDATGVLGLSCFQKVTAALRMLTYGVPADATDEYVRIDESTALESLRRFVAAVVEIFEAEYLRHPNEADIARLLALNEKRGFPEILGSIDCMHWAWKNCPVESQGQYKGHVNKPTIILEAVASHDLWIWHAFFGMPGSHNDINVLHWSPLFDNLAEGIAPEVNYTINGHDYKMGYYLADGIYPPWATLVKSISLPMGNKRKYFAKAQESARKDVERTFGAFQSRFAIVRQPGRVWDTETLALIMSACVIMHNMIVEDERDVDPDERFDYGGENVQPSHGIPTRTLAEFIEAHKKIRDKETHFQLKEDLIEHLWNHHPDLYPMEPAS